One region of Candidatus Hydrogenedentota bacterium genomic DNA includes:
- a CDS encoding antibiotic biosynthesis monooxygenase, with amino-acid sequence MLEVHVHVHVKPECVEAFRDASLANARESVKEPGVYRFELLQQEDDPARFVLVEGYRTLEAPAAHKETAHYALWRDTVAEMMAEPRRAVKYAPRPA; translated from the coding sequence ATGCTGGAAGTCCATGTTCATGTCCATGTCAAGCCGGAGTGTGTGGAGGCGTTTCGTGACGCGTCGCTGGCGAACGCGCGGGAGAGCGTGAAGGAGCCGGGGGTCTACCGTTTTGAGCTGCTCCAGCAGGAGGACGACCCGGCGCGCTTTGTGCTCGTCGAGGGCTACCGCACTTTGGAAGCCCCGGCGGCGCACAAGGAGACGGCCCATTACGCGCTGTGGCGGGACACGGTGGCGGAGATGATGGCCGAACCGCGCCGCGCGGTGAAATACGCCCCCCGGCCCGCATAA
- a CDS encoding DUF89 family protein: MDTGLDCIPCLVRQALDAGRLFTDDPAVHEQVLREVLRTAADMDLSLCPPAMAQRMQRRLRELTGVSDPYRAAKDRFNRLAAELLPGLEAAVDAADDPFAAAVALAIAGNVIDLGPDINLAESHVRDSLAAALATPVTGDLAAFRRETAAARRILYLGDNAGEIFFDRPLLKRLPEGRVTLAVRGVPVLNDATLEDARAAGIHELVELVDNGSDAPGTILETCSPAFRARFAEADLIIAKGQGNFETLSGGGAPAWYLFKAKCAVVARHVGVPMGSHMLLAEGRR; this comes from the coding sequence ATGGACACGGGACTTGACTGCATACCCTGCCTGGTGCGCCAGGCATTGGACGCGGGCCGCCTTTTCACGGACGACCCGGCGGTGCATGAACAGGTGCTGCGCGAGGTGCTGCGCACCGCGGCGGACATGGACCTTTCCCTGTGCCCGCCCGCCATGGCCCAGCGCATGCAGCGCAGGCTCCGGGAGCTCACGGGCGTGTCGGACCCCTACCGCGCGGCGAAGGACCGCTTCAACAGGCTCGCGGCGGAGCTGCTGCCCGGACTGGAGGCGGCGGTGGACGCGGCGGACGACCCCTTTGCCGCCGCGGTGGCCCTGGCCATCGCGGGCAACGTGATAGACCTCGGCCCGGACATCAACCTCGCCGAGTCCCATGTGCGCGACAGTCTGGCCGCCGCCCTCGCCACGCCCGTCACGGGCGACCTGGCGGCGTTCCGGCGGGAAACCGCGGCGGCGCGCCGCATCCTCTATCTGGGGGACAACGCCGGGGAAATCTTCTTCGACCGGCCCCTGCTCAAACGGCTGCCCGAAGGGCGGGTCACCCTGGCTGTGCGCGGCGTGCCCGTGCTCAACGACGCCACCCTCGAGGACGCCCGCGCGGCGGGCATCCACGAACTCGTGGAGCTGGTGGACAACGGGTCCGACGCGCCGGGGACCATTCTGGAGACGTGCAGCCCGGCCTTCCGGGCGCGCTTTGCGGAGGCCGACCTGATCATCGCCAAGGGCCAGGGCAACTTCGAGACCCTCAGCGGCGGCGGCGCGCCCGCCTGGTACCTCTTCAAGGCCAAATGCGCCGTCGTCGCCCGGCATGTGGGCGTGCCCATGGGCTCCCACATGCTGCTTGCGGAGGGGCGCCGTTGA
- a CDS encoding DUF1828 domain-containing protein produces MGIDITHTQDLLKSHLCSQVRIVERRNGKLVLETPFSYPDGDRYPIFLHETATGGIRLSDGGHTFMHLSYENEMETFRRGTRERLLEQILGETGLRDEDGEFSLETSLDGLAEAVFRFGQGLTKIYDLVFLNRARVTATFYEDLFSALAAIVTPDAIARDFVESGMDGAEDYPIDYRIPGKNGDPLFVFGVPGRDKARLATIILERLLRYKVAFDSLLVFADQTEIPRRDLARLTNVGGEMVSSLDAQEDLSRKILRKVA; encoded by the coding sequence ATGGGCATTGACATCACGCACACACAGGACCTTCTAAAGTCCCATTTGTGCTCACAGGTCCGCATTGTCGAGCGCAGGAACGGCAAGTTGGTGCTGGAAACACCCTTTTCCTACCCCGACGGGGACCGATACCCCATATTTTTGCACGAGACCGCCACAGGCGGAATAAGGCTCTCCGACGGCGGGCACACCTTCATGCACCTGAGTTACGAGAACGAGATGGAGACGTTCCGCAGGGGGACACGGGAACGACTGCTGGAGCAGATTCTCGGGGAAACGGGGCTCAGGGACGAGGATGGCGAGTTTTCCCTTGAAACCTCCTTGGACGGGCTGGCGGAGGCCGTATTCCGTTTTGGACAGGGACTCACCAAGATTTATGACCTGGTTTTCCTGAACCGGGCACGCGTGACGGCCACCTTCTATGAGGACCTCTTCTCTGCATTGGCCGCGATTGTCACGCCGGACGCCATTGCAAGGGATTTTGTTGAATCGGGGATGGACGGCGCCGAGGACTATCCCATTGACTACCGGATTCCCGGCAAAAACGGGGACCCCCTCTTTGTTTTCGGGGTGCCGGGCCGGGACAAGGCGCGTCTCGCAACAATAATCCTTGAAAGGCTTTTGCGGTATAAAGTGGCGTTCGACTCGCTACTGGTCTTCGCGGACCAGACGGAAATACCGCGCAGGGATTTGGCGCGTCTGACCAATGTGGGCGGGGAGATGGTGTCGTCTCTGGACGCGCAGGAGGACTTGAGCCGCAAGATTCTCCGGAAAGTGGCGTGA